The stretch of DNA TGCACGGCACTGGCGATTAATTCTTTACCAACGCCGGTTTCGCCCAGGATCAACACGGACGCGTTGCTAGCTGCCACGCGACGGGTGATACGATAAACCTCCTGCATCGCCGGCGAACTGCCGATAATGCCGGGAATCGGTGGCCTGTCAGAGCCGCTTGAATTGATGCCGAGGATCGCCATAGAACTGTTTGATCAGATAAGCCGGATGCGCAGCAGCGACGATAGCGACAAATTGCCATTGTTGGTAGCCAACCTGCCGTCGAATTTGCCCTAGATAAGCGTTTTGGGCACTTCGATGTCGTAAATACTAACCTGGGGCTTAGCTAGCGATCGAGGTCAAGTTGCTCGATGGCTTGCTGCCGTAGCATGCGACGATCAAGGGTCGAAAGCGAGTCGAACTGACTGAGCCTGCCAACAGATTCGTTCAAGGGATCAAACGCTGCCACAGTGCGAGGCGTGGCCATCTGGACCGTAGTCGCATCCCATCGGTTTTCACGAATGGAAGTCTGAAGAGAAAGATCGTGATCACCAAAAAATACAACAGGCACGTTTCTTGCCCGCGGAGAGCGACGGACAATGTCCAGTAATTCAACCGGAGGCAAGTCCGAGAGCTGCATCTTGCTAAGAATCAGGCGCAGGTCGCCGCCTTTCCTGATCGCACGTTGCAACCGATTAACGTCAGGCACGACCGTGACGTCGTATCCAAGGTCCGTCAGTATTTGTTCCATTTGCAATATCACGTCAGGACGTGTTTCGACCAAGATTGCCGCCGGACGGTCTTGCAAGCCAACCATTTCTGAAAGTGTTCGACGAACTTCGCTGCTTCCTGGGTAGGCTTCCGAACCCGCAAGCTTGGAAACCAAAATGGCAGCCTCATAACGCACTCGAGGGTGAGCCGAGGTTGCCAATTGGACAAGACTTGAAGGACTCGACATTCCTGTCAAAAGCAACGGGTCGGCGTAACCGGTAACGGAAGGGCTAGTTGCTCGAATCTCTGCGATTAGCCGGACCATTCCAAGAGAAAGGATTTCATTCTGATTTTGCACGGCGCTAGAAAGCGTTTGGTCCAGCAAAGAATCGTCGAACTCGAACGGAAGCGATTGAGCCAACTGATCCACCTCGGACGCCATTCCCCAATCTGAATCGACGGCGATTCGATATTCGACTTCGGTGGCGAGTACCAGTGATGCGAGCTCAGGTGTAAGGTTGGCCACACGTTTGAGGCGAGCGGCAGCATCGACGGCGTCGCGATATGCCGAAAGGAACGAAGTCGTTTCGATAATTTGAAGGTCCTCGCATCCCACCGAACTGCAGGACCAGCATGTTTCGATGGCTTGTCCGCGCGGAACACTTTGGGCCATTTGGCGTTTGCCCGCCAAATCATCAATCAAGAATCGAATAGCCGCTCCGTTTGAGATCGACTTGCCGTGCAATCGCGTTATCGCCCGCATGCCCGCTTGTCGTTCAAAATCGAGAGAATCAGCAGCGAATGCAGCGGCAACGTAATCGGCGATGAAGTTGCGGTCACCGATACTCGCAAGTGCAGCGGCAGCGCGGGCTCTTTGTTGTCTTTCGCCGTACAGAGCGTGCCGTTGCAAAGGGGCCATCGCTTGGCCATCAAAACGACGAAGCACGCGAAGCAGCTTGTTGCGTGTTTCCGAGGTGTCTTGATTTGGATCCAGTGAGATGATTCGGTTTGTAATTTGCCGGATGGCGGCATTGCCACCTTCGAACAGTGTTCGCGCAGCCGCAAGGCGTTTGGTTTCCGAAGTGGAGCTCAGGTCTAAGATCGCCGCGTCGAGGCGTTTGTCGGACGTGGTGTATTCATTGGCGGCTTTCGCGAGTGCTTGCAGTTTGGCTTTTGCTTCGTCGCTAACCGATGCTTCCTGGTTGATTCGGATGTACTGGCTTGGCCCAATCAATCGGCCCATTTCCGCTTGCGCACTCGCCGGTGTTTTTGCCAGGTCGAGCTGATTCAAGGCTTGGTTGACTTCGTTCCAGCGGCCAATCTTGGCGAGACTATTGATCGCCTTGGCTCGATCTATCGGGCCCTTCGTTGCAAGCTGGATCAGTTGAGCGACCAAAGGTGATAGCTCAGCTTCGGTCGTCAGATCCGATATTGCATCCGTAGTATCGGCGCCACCAGTGGGAGCACCGAAATCCAGATCGCCACCTCCGAAGATGTCGCCCGCGCCACCGGCCTCGGCGAACGGATCATCTTGAGCGACCAGTGTCGCAGGAACAAAGATGCTAAAGCCACCGCAAGCCGTTGCGAGGGTCACAAGGGTAAGCAAAGAAAAACGACAAGGCACGACAGCAGCTCGTTTCATCGAAGGAGGCTCGGTATTGCCACGGATGATGGAATGGGAAAAACCCTAGCATAGTCCGCCTGCGATCATGCGTCCTCAAGGACCTTCATCAAATACTCCCGATCTTTCCATGGGACCGAGCCGTCGTCAGAGTCATGGTTGCGAATCTCTTCATCAATGATTGATATTTCAGCTTCTAGGTGCTTCCTGCGAGTTTCCCAGTGGGCTTCGACCTCGGGTTCGCTTTTCGCTGGAAGTGGCTGAACCTTGCTCGTTCGCTTTCGCAAATCTTGCAAGAACATTTGATGTCGTTCTTTGACCTCAGCCTGATATCCCACAACCTCTTCCGGCGTCATCAGAACCCGCTCGGAATTTTTGCTGTGAACCGAACTGACGTTTGCCGAAGATGCTCGGAAGGGAATTGAGAATGCCCAGGCCAGCATGCAGGCGGTAAACAAGAACGACAAACCGATCAATATCGAGACGGTACGCCGTTTGGGCTTCGCCTGGACGGGAGCGTTTAGTTGGTAGTCAATGTTCTGAGGCATGATGAAGTTTTTGATTGGGGAGTGGCGGTTCGCAGTTGGAACTGCCGTGTCCTATTCCGTGATGATGGTTGGCAAGTTGTTGGCAATCTCTTCGAAGATTGCGACTAGTTGTGGTCCAGTGGTGGCGTGATAGTGCTTTCCTCCACCGATGGTCGCAACGTTCCGCATCCGATTTTGATCGGCACCGTCACCAAACGTCACGGTGTGAATCGTCAAGTTGTACGAGCTAACCAGGGTTGCAGCGACGCTAACGGGATCGACGCCTGAGTTATGCATTCCATCGGTCATCACTACCATCGTTTTCGATGCGTAGGGGCGTGCTGCCGAATCCAGCAACGCGAGGATACCTTCTTGCATGCCCTTACCGATTGCCGTGTTGCCACCGGTGTTGAGTCCGTCAACAGTGTTTCGAACAAGCTCGAAGTCTTTCTCTAACCAGCAATCCAAAGTGGCGCTGCTTGAATAGCTAGCGATGGAAACCTGTTCTTCTTGGCTAGTTCCGTCGAGAACATCAAGGAAGGCGTCAACGGCATCAACAAGGTCTTGCCAGGCTGGTCGTGGGGCCGGGCCCAGTTCGTAGTAATCTTCCCAAACCCATTGTTGGTAACTGATGGAGTCATAACCGGACGAGTAGTAGTAGTTGCCCCAACTTTGATACATCACGCCAGCGCTAACGGCAGCGTTTTTCGTTGACGTATAGTTGGGCGACTTACCGCTTGGCCAATCGAAGGTCACATCATCCATCGAGCCCGAGCGATCCAGGATCAGCGAAATGTCACGGTCCACCTGCATGGCGACAGCGTCTTGCAAGGTTGCAAAGTCACTACGGTTAAGCACGCCTGGAATTGCCAACGGAACGCGACCCGAGAGCGATGAACCGTCGCGACGTCCGTTCACACGGAACGCACTGGCCACTTCTTGGCCGCTGGCAACGACGGATGTTGGGATCTTTTCGAATACGTAGCGGCTTTCTAGACCACCTGGTTGTGTCGTGCGGCCGAACTCAAGTTCATTGGCGGAATCGTTCGTACGAAGCATTAGTGGTTGGCCATCGACCAAGTTCAATGCGGCGGTAGCCGCAGCAACATTCTTAGCATCGTCGACTGTTTGTGTTTCGCTGAAGGCTCGACCGCCCGCTCGTGCAGCGGCATCGGTTGCCACCATTAATTCTGTTCGCGTCACTTGGATGTGCGCGATGTTAATGCAGAAGGCCGCGAGAACGGCCAGCACGGGAAGTAGGATCGCCATCAAACCGAGAACGCTTCCGCGTCGTGATCGAATGTGGTGGCGAACGAGAGTTGGAACAGACGTGTTCTGAGCGTGTTGTGATATCATGATGACGTTCATTGTTGGTAGAAGCCTTCGTAACGCTCAGTCCGCATCACGGCCTGAGTTTCAATGGTAGTGTCGGGAAGAAAAAATGGTATGAACAACGCGACTTGGTGAAGTTCAACCCCTACCGTGACAGAGATTTCCGTGGACTCTGAATCGACCTCGCTAACGTCGATCGTGTATCCGTTGCTGAGCATCGAGCCCAGGATTTCATCGGCTACCGCTTCCGCCTCGGCGGAGGTGGCACCTGGCACAACCGCCGCACGTGCGCCGTAATAGGCGGCGTCTTGAGCAAGGTTGCGAACCATGTTCATGCGAGCGAATTCAATGCAAGTCAAAATGAGCAAGAACAAGACGTTTGCGACAATCGCAAACTCCACCGCTGCCGCTCCGGTGCGACATGCCGCTCTAAAGCGACTTGCGCTGTGCACGTCAGCGCGTTGTTGCCGGCGACCGCAAGGTCGACGGCGTGCAACGGATCGGTTAGGTGAACGTGGGAATTTCATGGAGTTCTTTAAGTGGCAAGGCTTCGCGAGAACGGGCAAGAATCGTCTCAATTGAGGTTCTTGTATTCCTTCACCATCGTGACGCCGGCGGAAACGGTTAGGTCTCCGATAATTTCGGATGGAATCAACGTGTTGCCGGCAACAGGGATGTTGACGGTCACGGTTACGTTCTCGAGCGTTTCCGCGGTGTCGAATCCTGGATTGCTGATTTCGACGACGTTTCCGCCGTATTGAATGTTGCGTTGGTTGAGGAACTCTTCGACGCGAGCAACCACTTGGGCATTGGTTCGGTCGCGTCCTACACCTCGGCGTGCCCCTTCGTAGGCAGCCAAAACGGCGGATTCGCGCAGGAAAATCGCGGTGCAAACATCAATCGTTCCCAGCGTCATCGTTAGCAGTACGGGCAGGATGATTGCCAGTTCAACGGTCGCGGTGCCACGCCGGTTTTTCTTCCCAAAAAGGGTTGGGCGTTGCGAAGGGCGTCGAGGGTAAGATGGTTTCATAGCTCTAGATTGGCTTAGCACGTCCGGGGAATCCGGGGTCTAAAGCAAATCTAGGTCACAAATCGACAGCAGGCGCAAACTTTCTCAAATCTGCACATTTAGAACGCTCGCTAAGGTCGGTTCGCCTGGGAAATCGCGGTCCACCACTTCAAAAGTGGCTCCATTTTCAACACGAATCAGGTCTTCTGGGGTTTCAGGCGCCCAGGTCAGCCTTTTCGTTGCCGTCGTCGTCATAACGATTAATCGCGAAATAGACGTAGGGGACCGGAAGGCATGGCAGAAGCAGCAAGAAGAATTTGCCCACCAAGAAAGAGAAGCCGATCGTGACCGCGATAAAACCGACCCAAAGCCACCACGTGTCTCGCCAAAGTCCAATTAGTTGTTTCATTTGTTACTCTCTGAAAAGATAGATTGTGGTCGCTAGTTGGGATCTTGCCCACGGGTGAAACCATCGACGCGTCACCTACTTCGCAAATCGAGGTCCTCAACCGAGCGCAATGCGAAAACACGGGAACGCGATTTGCTAGACTTCAGAGCCAGTCCTTCAATACATTTCTAGCGGAGAATTTAATGTCCGATTCGATAGCTTCCCTGATCGCCACCGGGACAAAACTTTACCTCGATTCGGTAGAGCCGTCACTGATTGATCAGAATCTTGCTTGGGGGGCCGTTGGGGCAACAAGCAACCCGGCGATCATTTCCGATATCGTTAAAGGTGGTGGCCTTGATAGTCGGATCGAGGCGCTGCTCGGCGAAGGCCTCGACAATGAAGCCATCGCGTGGACCCTAACCGATGAATTGGTGATTGATGCGCAAAAGAAGTTTGCTTCCATTCATCGCGAAACCGAAGGCAATGCTGGGTGGGTTAGCTTCGAATTGGATCCGCTGCTAGAGGATCCCACGCTTGATATGTCCGATTCAGAGCGAACAGCCAAGTACATCGAGCTAGGTAAGAAATGGAGCGCCGGCCACACCAACCGGATGATCAAAGTACCGGCGTCGGAAGCAGGATTGGCGGCGCTTGAAGAACTTGCCGCCGCATGCGTGACGCTTAACGTGACTCTGATTTTCACCGACGACCAATACACGCGTGCTCGCGATGCGATTTGGCGCGGAGCACAACGCTGCGGAAAACTTGACTCGTTCAAGAGCGTCTACAGCATCTTCATCTCTCGCATCGATATCTACACGCAAGAAAAATTGCCTGGCTTGTCCGATGAAGCGCAAGGGACGGTGGGGATCTTGAACGCGAAACGAATCTGGAAGGCGAACCAGGAGTTTTGGTCGGGAAAAAGTACAAAACTTGACCAGGAACTGATCTTTGCCAGCACGGGCACCAAGAACCCGAACGACCCGCCGACCAAGTACGTTGCGGCACTTGCGGGCAGCGATATCCAAACCAACCCACCCGCAACCAACCAAGCGGTCGTGGAAAGCGGGATCGAGTTCTCACGCACCGTCGATCAAATGCCATCGAAGGCAGTTCAAGACGAGATTGACGCGGCTTTGGATATTCAGGACATGCATAGCACGCTAATGTCCGAAGGCGTTGACAAGTTCGTCAAGCCACAGCGAGCGCTGCTGGATTTGATCGCCGCGAAACGTAAAGAGTTGTCTGCTACCTAATCACCAACGGCCTTTCGTCTGGTAACGAAAGGCTCGGTGTCGTTTGACAAAACCACTAACGTGTCGGCGCTTACCGGAAAATCACGGGAGCGCCGAGTTGTTGGTGAATCTCGTTACAGCGTTGCGGTGAAAGCCGTAAACCATGCGCCAGATCGGCAAGGTACTCGGCTTCCTTCTGTTCATCCAAATCAATCGCGATCAGTGAGATTTGGTAGGCCTGTTCTTCCATGCCCTGAGGGATCGACCAAGCTAAGTCACGAACATCGACAGGTTTGGCAAACTCCGACCGCAGGAACGAAATTTCTTCTTCGCTGACGTGATCGAGTTGTTTGACAATCGCGTCTTGTTCTTCTTGGGTTATCTGCCCGTCTGACTTCGCGGCGCAGATCATCGCACGAATGAGGACCTTGGCTTGTTCGTCCATCGCTTCCTTTTCCGGCGGCGTCCATCGGGGCTGCGGAATCGTTTGAGCCGGTGCGGATCGCGTTGGGCCGGATCGGGTCGGTGCGGTCGCGGAGGATTGGTTTTGACGTCGCTCCTGGTGATGGTTGTTACTGACGCCAAGCAAGTCTTCGAGTCCTTTGGCTGCATCGCCAATTGTGCGTGGACGCTGAGCTTGAGGCGAATGGCCGCGAGTTGGGCTTTGCTTCGATGTGCCTCGCGATTGAGGTTGGTTCTGTTGGGTCGATCGACCGCCTGCCATCATGTCCTTGAGGATCTTGCCACCTAGACCGCCCGAGCCTGATTTTTTGCCCAGTAACGCGCCTAGAATATCCATAGCATCCATAGCGAAGCCTTTTCAAATGAGTACATCGTAAGAAGTGAGTACAAAAAAAGCCGGGCGAAGGACGGCGTCCTTCGCCCGGCTTGGCTTCAATATACCGGATTTGCATTCGGGGTGCTGATGTACACCGGTCGGTTATGCCGCTTGCAGTGTCCGGTGGTGTTGCGCGTACTCAATCCACTCGGTAATTTCTTCCAAGTCAGGCAATTTGCCGCTACGGATGATTCGCTTGCCTTCGGTGCTGTGGGCAATCGGTTCAATCACGCCAAACAGTGAATCAGCGTCTTGCTCGGCTAATTCCTCAGCCGTCGTGATTTCGGCCATCACAAGCAATTGAGCATCATGACCACGTAACATCGGTACCCGGCAAACCAGCGTGGCTTGTTGTTGCCATTGAACAACCGTTTCGGCATCCACGCGTCGATGATCGAGCTGCTCGGCTATCGATTCAGCGTCCGTAGTGAGCAAATCATCCACCGTGTAGATGCCGATGGCTTCCAAGTTCGCGGCCATACGGGCTCCGATCGACGGGGCGTCCACGACGGGGCTGTCGCGTTGCAAGTAGAAACGCAATTCTCGTTCGGATGATTCCCGCTCGCGAGGTTCACGCTCGGTTCGTTCTCGTTGGATGTATTCTCGAGGCTCACGCTCGGCGCGTTCAGCCGATTCGTAATCGCGTTGGACGTACTCTCGCGGTTCACGGTCACCCGATTCGTATCGGCGAGGTTCTCGATCTAGGTTGTCGTAGCGGACGACATCACGTGGAGCACGCGATGCTCGTTGCCCGTTAGCACGACCGGTGCCAGAACCGTTTCCTCGGCCCGATCCATGCCCTCGGCCCGATCCACTGCCCGATCCGTTACCTGATCCACTACCTGATCCACGTCCGTTACCTGACCCACTGCCCATGCCCCGACCAGCGCCCGAAGCGGTGCTGTTGCGAGATTGGGAATGGCCATTGGAACGTCCCGCCGACCGGCGAACTCGACTTCGTGCGACTACATCTTCCGCGAGTCCGTCGTTGTTATTGATCGGATCGTAGTCTTGGTCGAGGCTTCGGATTCCATAGCGACGAGTAGCGTCCGAACGATCGCTTGCGACGCGGCCACGTCGTGATCGCCGACCGGAAGCTCCGTTGCCACGGGAACGTCGATTTGATTTCAGTACTCGACGGTGTCGAACACCATCAGCGTCGATGTAGTTTCCATCGTTATCAAGTTCGTACTCGTAGCGGTCGCTGTCGAATGATTCTTTGTACTGACTAGCGTTGCCGGCGGCGATCCAACTGGTTAGTCGCGAAAGTTCGTGGCTACTACCACTAAGCAACAATTGTTGACCACGGTCAGTCGCCAAGAATGACTCGACACTTTGCAGCAGATCAACCGGATGAATCGCTGCAAGCTCTGATGGCGTGGTGATGCCGCAGCCAACGAGTACGCGGGCGTCGAAGCCACGTAAATGCGGCACGCGGCAAACCAAACGACATTCCGACTGCCAACGGCGAATAGCGCGAGCATCGACGTCGGTCATGCCGATCGCATCTGCCAATCGGTTGGGATCTTGCTGCATCAAATGAGTGATGTGCGTGACGTTAAGGCCGCGAAGTCGGGCGGCAGCAACAGCATCAATTGACGGTGCTTGATCTATCGGGCTGTCAACACTTAAGAAAAATGGACTCGCTGGTGATGAAGCCACGGCTGAGTTAACGATACTCGTCGCGACACCCTGTACGGCGTTCTGTACGACGTTGGGGGCAGTAGCGTTTGATCCGGTGCCACGAAAGATCGGCTCCTTACGAAAGGAGCCGCCCTCCTCGGTGTTCAGGTAATGTCCGTTTGATCGGGTGCGGTTGTGAGGGTGAGGGTGCAGTCCGTGAACCGACCCGTCCGTAGCAGTGCGAGTGGTGTAGCTATCGGCGTAATAGTATCCGTCGCGATAGTCGGTGCCGTCGGATGCCCAATCGGTACGCGCGCTTGGATTGTAAACTCCGTAAGCCTCGTGCCATGCCATGTCGAAATCGCGGTTGATGTCGTTCACGCCGCGGGAGCGGTCATGGTGGGTTGCGTCAACGTGCAAGGGACGGGTGCGTGGGTAACTTTGGTAGGCATCGACGTGATCGCGGTCTGCGTACACGTGCGGATGAGGACCGACGTAACTTTCGGTTTCATAGTGAGGACGCCACAACGGTCGATGAGCGTGCTGAGTTCGTACGGCGTGCATCTGGAAGGCCCGAGCACCGACACGTCCCAATTCGTCCGACAATCGTTGGTCACTAGTCAGCATCACGACTTGGCGACCCGCGGCGGCGTAATCTCGAAGTGCAGCAGCGATCGGATGGTTGGCCAATTGGAACGCATCCTGATCTTGGAAGGCCCAGCTAGCGCCGTTTGCATCGACGCCCTTCGTCGTTTCGCCCATCAGTTCGCGATGAGTTTCGAGCACCAACGGGATAGGGCGACCAATGCGATGAAGCAACTCGCCGGCGGCGAGGCGAACTGCCATCGACGCAAGGGCGCGATCCGCACCTCGGCATTGGGATTCTTCGCGAGCGTCAATCGTAACGGATCCAAGGGTGTCTTGGCTTCGATGGTAGGGCCACGCGATTTGACGCAGGCGACCGCCCGATAGGCGAACGAGCCAATGGCTTGCCAAATCGGCAAGTGGCGATCGGCTAGCGATAGGTCGGCGAACAACTTGCAACTGGCTGCGAAGTTCATCGCGACGCGAATGCAACCAATGCAGACGCGACATCGCGGCCAAACGCTGATCAATTTGACGGATTTCGTTTTGGATCGCTTGAGTATCAACCCAATCGTGACGTTGGCCTCGGTAGACAATGTCTTCGTCCAAGATCGGAAGGTACCGCATCGACCGACGCAGATCCGCAGCTCGTCGAAGGCTCGCATCGAGTCGTGCGTCTACGTCGGCAAGCTCGCGGCGGCACGAGTCGTGCTCACGACGAAGCATGGCCAAGTCTGCACGGTATCGGTTCGTCCAGCTTGCCAGTTCAATGTTTTGAGACTGAGCAAAACGGCTCAGCAACGTTTCGCGGTGACGCCCAATGCTCTCCAAGGAC from Rubripirellula amarantea encodes:
- a CDS encoding response regulator, whose amino-acid sequence is MKRAAVVPCRFSLLTLVTLATACGGFSIFVPATLVAQDDPFAEAGGAGDIFGGGDLDFGAPTGGADTTDAISDLTTEAELSPLVAQLIQLATKGPIDRAKAINSLAKIGRWNEVNQALNQLDLAKTPASAQAEMGRLIGPSQYIRINQEASVSDEAKAKLQALAKAANEYTTSDKRLDAAILDLSSTSETKRLAAARTLFEGGNAAIRQITNRIISLDPNQDTSETRNKLLRVLRRFDGQAMAPLQRHALYGERQQRARAAAALASIGDRNFIADYVAAAFAADSLDFERQAGMRAITRLHGKSISNGAAIRFLIDDLAGKRQMAQSVPRGQAIETCWSCSSVGCEDLQIIETTSFLSAYRDAVDAAARLKRVANLTPELASLVLATEVEYRIAVDSDWGMASEVDQLAQSLPFEFDDSLLDQTLSSAVQNQNEILSLGMVRLIAEIRATSPSVTGYADPLLLTGMSSPSSLVQLATSAHPRVRYEAAILVSKLAGSEAYPGSSEVRRTLSEMVGLQDRPAAILVETRPDVILQMEQILTDLGYDVTVVPDVNRLQRAIRKGGDLRLILSKMQLSDLPPVELLDIVRRSPRARNVPVVFFGDHDLSLQTSIRENRWDATTVQMATPRTVAAFDPLNESVGRLSQFDSLSTLDRRMLRQQAIEQLDLDR
- a CDS encoding vWA domain-containing protein; its protein translation is MISQHAQNTSVPTLVRHHIRSRRGSVLGLMAILLPVLAVLAAFCINIAHIQVTRTELMVATDAAARAGGRAFSETQTVDDAKNVAAATAALNLVDGQPLMLRTNDSANELEFGRTTQPGGLESRYVFEKIPTSVVASGQEVASAFRVNGRRDGSSLSGRVPLAIPGVLNRSDFATLQDAVAMQVDRDISLILDRSGSMDDVTFDWPSGKSPNYTSTKNAAVSAGVMYQSWGNYYYSSGYDSISYQQWVWEDYYELGPAPRPAWQDLVDAVDAFLDVLDGTSQEEQVSIASYSSSATLDCWLEKDFELVRNTVDGLNTGGNTAIGKGMQEGILALLDSAARPYASKTMVVMTDGMHNSGVDPVSVAATLVSSYNLTIHTVTFGDGADQNRMRNVATIGGGKHYHATTGPQLVAIFEEIANNLPTIITE
- a CDS encoding TadE/TadG family type IV pilus assembly protein, with the protein product MKFPRSPNRSVARRRPCGRRQQRADVHSASRFRAACRTGAAAVEFAIVANVLFLLILTCIEFARMNMVRNLAQDAAYYGARAAVVPGATSAEAEAVADEILGSMLSNGYTIDVSEVDSESTEISVTVGVELHQVALFIPFFLPDTTIETQAVMRTERYEGFYQQ
- a CDS encoding TadE family protein: MKPSYPRRPSQRPTLFGKKNRRGTATVELAIILPVLLTMTLGTIDVCTAIFLRESAVLAAYEGARRGVGRDRTNAQVVARVEEFLNQRNIQYGGNVVEISNPGFDTAETLENVTVTVNIPVAGNTLIPSEIIGDLTVSAGVTMVKEYKNLN
- a CDS encoding transaldolase family protein gives rise to the protein MSDSIASLIATGTKLYLDSVEPSLIDQNLAWGAVGATSNPAIISDIVKGGGLDSRIEALLGEGLDNEAIAWTLTDELVIDAQKKFASIHRETEGNAGWVSFELDPLLEDPTLDMSDSERTAKYIELGKKWSAGHTNRMIKVPASEAGLAALEELAAACVTLNVTLIFTDDQYTRARDAIWRGAQRCGKLDSFKSVYSIFISRIDIYTQEKLPGLSDEAQGTVGILNAKRIWKANQEFWSGKSTKLDQELIFASTGTKNPNDPPTKYVAALAGSDIQTNPPATNQAVVESGIEFSRTVDQMPSKAVQDEIDAALDIQDMHSTLMSEGVDKFVKPQRALLDLIAAKRKELSAT
- a CDS encoding tellurite resistance TerB family protein, yielding MDAMDILGALLGKKSGSGGLGGKILKDMMAGGRSTQQNQPQSRGTSKQSPTRGHSPQAQRPRTIGDAAKGLEDLLGVSNNHHQERRQNQSSATAPTRSGPTRSAPAQTIPQPRWTPPEKEAMDEQAKVLIRAMICAAKSDGQITQEEQDAIVKQLDHVSEEEISFLRSEFAKPVDVRDLAWSIPQGMEEQAYQISLIAIDLDEQKEAEYLADLAHGLRLSPQRCNEIHQQLGAPVIFR
- a CDS encoding DUF4332 domain-containing protein produces the protein MLLDRIDIDAHGPLDCVELGPFSEHLNTVCGPEGSGKTAIVRFIRDSLTDREYPLGMMSSSSGRIVWADRHGMVHCRREKDGTARGRRTIEIESRGHQPLYADAMHETLGSSWIDSLSGNHANSLAARSIQLPESIVDGVITDTSVTSVSRVVSACIRSGLDSPETYRHVQLSSSPDLAQSENGFQDADVLGGYRDASYQSPHARYTDHRALRSELADVEAELARLQNEHGNDYQRLILRRDELTSRLTYRRRHRAEFGGADYQAHSSSHYSTPKDFEYPATEYPGDEYTRAELARLHRETYQLRSRRSELSRWISAIQNDISQAPTGRRGLGSSLRGDATAPHYTDRYDERLRRELDDLDAQAIRWRRALMEVRGLRQAIVDARDVFATSPYASMDRSSYERYSLNGFLHAVDHYRDNAHWDTADWYRYADRPYQQLDEVDARIDSATRLIDSLLSRYSASDAPTHAWYESVASELHFRHPYSDVYPQSDYGRATHGHAGHFSLGDTLRTIREDLRQLGMHLPSQRTVSGDHVASSSFHRDWNRLEELDRSERWLAASLESIGRHRETLLSRFAQSQNIELASWTNRYRADLAMLRREHDSCRRELADVDARLDASLRRAADLRRSMRYLPILDEDIVYRGQRHDWVDTQAIQNEIRQIDQRLAAMSRLHWLHSRRDELRSQLQVVRRPIASRSPLADLASHWLVRLSGGRLRQIAWPYHRSQDTLGSVTIDAREESQCRGADRALASMAVRLAAGELLHRIGRPIPLVLETHRELMGETTKGVDANGASWAFQDQDAFQLANHPIAAALRDYAAAGRQVVMLTSDQRLSDELGRVGARAFQMHAVRTQHAHRPLWRPHYETESYVGPHPHVYADRDHVDAYQSYPRTRPLHVDATHHDRSRGVNDINRDFDMAWHEAYGVYNPSARTDWASDGTDYRDGYYYADSYTTRTATDGSVHGLHPHPHNRTRSNGHYLNTEEGGSFRKEPIFRGTGSNATAPNVVQNAVQGVATSIVNSAVASSPASPFFLSVDSPIDQAPSIDAVAAARLRGLNVTHITHLMQQDPNRLADAIGMTDVDARAIRRWQSECRLVCRVPHLRGFDARVLVGCGITTPSELAAIHPVDLLQSVESFLATDRGQQLLLSGSSHELSRLTSWIAAGNASQYKESFDSDRYEYELDNDGNYIDADGVRHRRVLKSNRRSRGNGASGRRSRRGRVASDRSDATRRYGIRSLDQDYDPINNNDGLAEDVVARSRVRRSAGRSNGHSQSRNSTASGAGRGMGSGSGNGRGSGSGSGNGSGSGSGRGHGSGRGNGSGTGRANGQRASRAPRDVVRYDNLDREPRRYESGDREPREYVQRDYESAERAEREPREYIQRERTEREPRERESSERELRFYLQRDSPVVDAPSIGARMAANLEAIGIYTVDDLLTTDAESIAEQLDHRRVDAETVVQWQQQATLVCRVPMLRGHDAQLLVMAEITTAEELAEQDADSLFGVIEPIAHSTEGKRIIRSGKLPDLEEITEWIEYAQHHRTLQAA